Proteins from a single region of Styela clava chromosome 1, kaStyClav1.hap1.2, whole genome shotgun sequence:
- the LOC120337137 gene encoding uncharacterized protein LOC120337137, protein MRCLILLAILSTATALPLNFGTFFGCGDTGTSVSASSVAKTSFGPCAELQKPGIVIDDPCVEVKKPSVEVKSPCTFTRPCFRRSFMRRRVSSPCFTRTITRTPCVRRTATPPCIRRTIISPCVRRTITPCVRRTISPCRTIIPQPCRTITRTPCVRRSFSYPCIQRRPCVTRRVINPCVTIKQPCVPKIVEDPCITTFEQPCEPKIVEDPCITTFKQPCEPKIVEDSCITTFEQPCVPKTVEDPCITTIKQPCVPKIVEDPCITTFDQPCEPKIVEDPCITTFEQPCVPKIVEDPCITTFEQPCEQKIVEDPCITVEQPCEPKIVQDPCITVEQPCIPTKIEAPCLPVRTIDPCVGVRATACASASASTSSTFGTGCNGGVKASAGASASTSSTFGTGCIGGARASAGAHAFHHTLF, encoded by the exons ATGCGTTGTTTGATCCTCCTTGCTATTTTGAGTACGGCTACGGCATTGCCACTGAATTTTGGAACTTTCT TCGGATGTGGCGACACAGGTACCTCAGTATCCGCATCATCTGTCGCAAAAACATCGTTTGGTCCATGTGCTGAATTGCAGAAGCCTGGCATTGTCATCGACGATCCGTGTGTTGAAGTGAAGAAACCGTCTGTAGAGGTAAAATCTCCATGCACCTTTACAAGACCTTGTTTCAGACGAAGCTTTATGCGCCGACGTGTTTCCTCGCCGTGCTTCACTAGAACAATCACACGCACACCGTGCGTAAGAAGAACCGCAACACCACCGTGCATTAGAAGAACCATTATATCACCTTGTGTGAGAAGAACCATAACACCGTGCGTGAGAAGAACCATATCGCCTTGCAGGACGATCATTCCACAACCGTGTAGAACTATTACAAGAACGCCATGTG tgAGGCGCTCCTTCAG TTATCCCTGCATCCAAAGAAGACCATGTGTCACGAGAAGAGTCATTAACCCATGCGTCACCATCAAGCAACCGTGCGTACCAAAGATAGTTGAAGATCCATGCATCACCACTTTCGAGCAACCATGCGAACCAAAAATAGTTGAAGATCCATGCATCACCACCTTCAAGCAACCATGCGAACCAAAGATAGTTGAAGATTCATGCATCACCACCTTCGAGCAACCATGCGTACCAAAGACAGTTGAAGATCCATGCATCACCACCATCAAGCAACCGTGCGTACCAAAGATAGTTGAAGATCCATGCATCACCACCTTCGATCAACCATGCGAACCAAAGATAGTTGAAGATCCATGCATCACCACCTTCGAGCAACCATGCGTACCAAAGATAGTTGAAGATCCATGCATCACCACCTTCGAGCAGCCATGCGAACAAAAGATAGTTGAAGATCCATGCATCACCGTCGAGCAACCATGCGAACCAAAGATAGTTCAAGATCCATGCATCACCGTCGAGCAACCATGCATACCAACAAAAATTGAAGCACCATGCTTACCAGTTAGAACCATCGATCCGTGCG TTGGTGTCCGTGCGACCGCTTGTGCAAGTGCTTCGGCTTCAACATCAAGCACTTTTGGAACTGGCTGCAACGGAGGAGTCAAAGCTTCTGCAGGCGCTTCTGCTTCGACATCAAGCACTTTTGGAACTGGCTGCATCGGAGGAGCAAGAGCTTCTGCAGGCGCTCATGCTTTCCATCATACTCTATTTtaa
- the LOC144421823 gene encoding uncharacterized protein LOC144421823 isoform X2 produces MRCLILLAILSTATALPLNFGTFLGCGDTGTSVSASAVAKTSFGPCAELQKPNIVIDDPCVEVKKPSVEVKSPCTFTRPCFRRSFMRRRVSLPCFTRTITRTPCVRRTATPPCIRRTITSPCVRRTITPCVRRTISPCRTIIPQPCRTITRTPCVRRSFSYPCIQRRPCVTRRVINPCVTIKQPCVPKIVEDPCITTFEQPCEPKIVEDPCITTFKQPCEPKIVEDPCITTFEQPCVPKTVEDPCITTIKQPCVPKIVEDPCITTFDQPCEPKIVEEPCLPVRTIDPCVGVRATACASASASTSSTFGTGCNGGVKASAGASASTLSTFGTGCIGGARASAGAHAFHHTLF; encoded by the exons ATGCGTTGTTTGATCCTTCTTGCTATTTTGAGTACGGCTACCGCCTTGCCACTAAATTTTGGAACTTTTT TGGGATGTGGCGACACAGGTACCTCGGTATCCGCATCAGCCGTCGCAAAAACTTCGTTTGGTCCATGCGCTGAATTGCAGAAGCCTAACATTGTCATCGACGATCCGTGTGTTGAAGTGAAGAAACCGTCCGTAGAGGTAAAATCTCCATGCACCTTTACACGACCTTGTTTCAGACGAAGCTTTATGCGCCGACGTGTTTCCTTGCCGTGCTTTACTAGAACAATCACACGCACACCGTGCGTAAGAAGAACCGCAACACCACCGTGCATTAGAAGAACCATAACATCACCTTGTGTGAGAAGAACCATAACACCGTGCGTGAGAAGAACCATATCGCCTTGCAGGACGATCATTCCACAACCGTGTAGAACTATTACAAGAACGCCATGTG tGAGGCGCTCCTTCAG TTATCCCTGCATCCAAAGAAGACCATGTGTCACGAGAAGAGTCATTAACCCATGCGTCACCATCAAGCAACCGTGCGTACCAAAGATAGTTGAAGATCCATGCATCACCACTTTCGAGCAACCATGTGAACCAAAAATAGTTGAAGATCCATGCATCACCACCTTCAAGCAACCATGCGAACCAAAGATAGTTGAAGATCCATGCATCACCACCTTCGAGCAACCATGCGTACCAAAGACAGTTGAAGATCCATGCATCACCACCATCAAGCAACCGTGCGTACCAAAGATAGTTGAAGATCCATGCATCACCACCTTCGATCAACCATGCGAACCAAAGATAGTTGAAGA GCCATGCTTACCAGTTAGAACCATCGATCCGTGCG TTGGTGTCCGTGCGACCGCTTGTGCAAGTGCTTCGGCTTCAACATCAAGCACTTTTGGAACTGGCTGCAACGGAGGAGTCAAAGCTTCTGCAGGCGCTTCTGCTTCAACATTAAGCACTTTTGGAACTGGCTGCATCGGAGGAGCAAGAGCTTCTGCAGGCGCTCATGCTTTCCATCATACTCTATTTtaa
- the LOC144421823 gene encoding uncharacterized protein LOC144421823 isoform X1, which translates to MRCLILLAILSTATALPLNFGTFLGCGDTGTSVSASAVAKTSFGPCAELQKPNIVIDDPCVEVKKPSVEVKSPCTFTRPCFRRSFMRRRVSLPCFTRTITRTPCVRRTATPPCIRRTITSPCVRRTITPCVRRTISPCRTIIPQPCRTITRTPCVRRSFSYPCIQRRPCVTRRVINPCVTIKQPCVPKIVEDPCITTFEQPCEPKIVEDPCITTFKQPCEPKIVEDPCITTFEQPCVPKTVEDPCITTIKQPCVPKIVEDPCITTFDQPCEPKIVEDPCITTFEQPCVPKIVEDPCITTFEQPCEQKIVQDPCITVEQPCEPKIVQDPCITVEQPCIPTKIEAPCLPVRTIDPCVGVRATACASASASTSSTFGTGCNGGVKASAGASASTLSTFGTGCIGGARASAGAHAFHHTLF; encoded by the exons ATGCGTTGTTTGATCCTTCTTGCTATTTTGAGTACGGCTACCGCCTTGCCACTAAATTTTGGAACTTTTT TGGGATGTGGCGACACAGGTACCTCGGTATCCGCATCAGCCGTCGCAAAAACTTCGTTTGGTCCATGCGCTGAATTGCAGAAGCCTAACATTGTCATCGACGATCCGTGTGTTGAAGTGAAGAAACCGTCCGTAGAGGTAAAATCTCCATGCACCTTTACACGACCTTGTTTCAGACGAAGCTTTATGCGCCGACGTGTTTCCTTGCCGTGCTTTACTAGAACAATCACACGCACACCGTGCGTAAGAAGAACCGCAACACCACCGTGCATTAGAAGAACCATAACATCACCTTGTGTGAGAAGAACCATAACACCGTGCGTGAGAAGAACCATATCGCCTTGCAGGACGATCATTCCACAACCGTGTAGAACTATTACAAGAACGCCATGTG tGAGGCGCTCCTTCAG TTATCCCTGCATCCAAAGAAGACCATGTGTCACGAGAAGAGTCATTAACCCATGCGTCACCATCAAGCAACCGTGCGTACCAAAGATAGTTGAAGATCCATGCATCACCACTTTCGAGCAACCATGTGAACCAAAAATAGTTGAAGATCCATGCATCACCACCTTCAAGCAACCATGCGAACCAAAGATAGTTGAAGATCCATGCATCACCACCTTCGAGCAACCATGCGTACCAAAGACAGTTGAAGATCCATGCATCACCACCATCAAGCAACCGTGCGTACCAAAGATAGTTGAAGATCCATGCATCACCACCTTCGATCAACCATGCGAACCAAAGATAGTTGAAGATCCATGCATCACCACCTTCGAGCAACCATGCGTACCAAAGATAGTTGAAGATCCATGCATCACCACCTTCGAGCAACCATGCGAACAAAAGATAGTTCAAGATCCATGCATCACCGTCGAGCAACCATGCGAACCAAAGATAGTTCAAGATCCATGCATCACCGTCGAGCAACCATGCATACCAACAAAAATTGAAGCGCCATGCTTACCAGTTAGAACCATCGATCCGTGCG TTGGTGTCCGTGCGACCGCTTGTGCAAGTGCTTCGGCTTCAACATCAAGCACTTTTGGAACTGGCTGCAACGGAGGAGTCAAAGCTTCTGCAGGCGCTTCTGCTTCAACATTAAGCACTTTTGGAACTGGCTGCATCGGAGGAGCAAGAGCTTCTGCAGGCGCTCATGCTTTCCATCATACTCTATTTtaa
- the LOC120343945 gene encoding 3-galactosyl-N-acetylglucosaminide 4-alpha-L-fucosyltransferase FUT3-like: MKFKIVYFKILAAICILEALFYFSTHHSNYHPDNHINEQNITPEERKLQQALGKAIKEPKTILFWPGESSAEIARLQTYIDDAHSTYSPIQECGNCVFSLNQSKIEDPDTAAVIFLYKFVHPGIMPQKRRTDQLYVYWTNESPNNLKQNHGKTFEFEDYVKFNATMTYRRDSDIYRPYITSIFRTYKMSDLQSNDLTEILPSKNLWAAAVVTNCKDSPSSIFRLNFIQQMKIESKGRLQTFGSCFGKVIPRTKNSIADFVKPYKFFLAFENSYHCRDYITEKFFQNALHGNAIPVVWGATKEDYLEVAPPGSFIFVEDFVSTKALIDYLDYLDKNDTAYLEYFRWRTMKIEEFPILKRKHDLCQLCRIVHGINIDDIYNPNYNPESASRPLFDKSMSPRKVESLNNWFYTKENKDCFKSSFKMINIKNG; this comes from the exons ATGAAGTTCAAGATTGTATACTTCAAGATCCTTGCCGCAATCTGTATATTGGAGGCTCTGTTCTATTTTTCCACGCACCATTCAAATTACCATCCGGATAACCATATCAATGAGCAGAATATCACACCAGAAGAGAGAAAGTTGCAACAAGCATTAGGCAAAGCAATTAAAGAACCAAAG acaATATTGTTCTGGCCAGGAGAATCGTCTGCTGAAATAGCGAGGTTGCAGACCTATATTGACGATGCTCACTCGACATACAGTCCCATTCAAGAATGTGGAAATTGCGTTTTTTCATTAAATCAGAGCAAA ATTGAAGATCCGGATACGGCTGCTGTGATATTTTTGTATAAGTTTGTGCATCCTGGAATAATGCCCCAAAAGAG GAGAACCGATCAGCTATACGTGTATTGGACGAATGAGAGTCCAAATAATTTGAAGCAAAACCACGGAAAAACGTTCGAATTTGAAGATTATGTAAAATTCAATGCCACCATGACTTACAG AAGAGATTCAGATATATACCGGCCATATATAACAAGCATCTTTCGAACTTACAAAATGTCGGATTTACAGAGCAACGATTTAACGGAGATACTGCCATCGAAGAATTTGTGGGCAGCCGCTGTTGTAACAAATTGTAAAGACTCACCAAGCTCAATTTTCagattaaattttattcaacaaaTGAAGATTGAGTCGAAAGGTAGATTGCAAACATTTGGAAGCTGCTTCGGTAAAGTAATACCACGAACGAAAAATTCGATAGCAGACTTTGTGAAACCTTATAAATTCTTCTTGGCTTTCGAAAATTCTTACCACTGTAGAGACTACATAACagaaaaattctttcaaaatgCACTTCACGGCAATGCCATACCTGTGGTATGGGGAGCAACAAAAGAAGATTATTTAGAAGTCGCACCTCCTGGATCTTTTATATTCGTTGAAGATTTTGTCTCGACAAAAGCTCTGATTGACTATTTGGATTATCTTGATAAAAATGACACAGCATATTTGGAGTATTTTAG gtGGCGAACCATGAAAATAGAAGAATTTCcaatattaaaaagaaaacaTGATTTATGTCAACTTTGTAGAATTGTTCATGGAATTAATATCGATGACATTTACAATCCGAACTATAATCCGGAATCTGCATCTCGGCCATTATTTGATAAATCTATGTCACCGAGAAAAGTGGAATCATTGAATAATTGGTTCTATACAAAGGAAAATAAAGACTGTTTTAAAAGTAGTTTCAAAATGATTAATATAAAGAATGgatga
- the LOC144422216 gene encoding uncharacterized protein LOC144422216, translated as MALKRLALKVVTGEFSQSDARFNFSSRGRQCIANCLIALIKHANTRATLWRSNDLDEILVEGDKLYRGVQDFLGYIDNYLMVTELPSTYELNDVLYEIKYQSPLTGAVGSSEAPSEHMVGIMSLADALAETFSSSVCALFTLNSNTLGIIKDESTYFVFDPHSRNRDGMVCYNGTSITLEFGCLDDIHCHLQILHRNISPSEDFACQFEMVAVEITQVVAGNDTDVVQEVKSTQHEMLFSRLNYATRFDICKKLGLKIELLIDENPINERLNKPAKVVSVKADGNCFFNALSHELSGTEHNNAQLRQAIAQNIEENPCVFSNILRDEYAEDGVENYIKQSKMFDDGTWATEVEIFSACDLLALDIYTYFENTWLKYSRALLNRNYVTHSRGSIYLNNKGGNHYEIVTDVKSWQNGDDEGDPAMVTQHEVTRNTEWYEVGHIEKQTTSSMSEADMRYELCEEYRENVKKSSRRRYKTDQNYNEKSNLRSSAKYKYNESHREALKTRSVKKYETDVQHREKPCGFVNARNIWICHTCSSKLKSGKVPVKAWDNNMLVEEVPPELARLNSIERHLISLHIPFMKISQLPKTRQYGIHGPVICVPSNVQKTVTVLPRVRVDDQMLTIKLKRKLSYKGYYDYQVADKGNLRDAIMWLKENNDFYTDVTFNEIWNPDINLREEEEDEELLEAPSEDVIISDATLDTCLQPVDIAQEVLDQISEDVLCIAPAEGNRPISILMDDKNEAKAFPTLFPSGRGTFGAFRDEQITLSRYINCRLMSADDRFSKNVDYIFFSQYRSELNQILSNISIALRKGTDSSIRKMTIKDITDGKYIRSLLTSDGAYKFLRPVRGTPAFWQAAQKDLLAMVRQLGLPTWFCSFSSAEMRWPEVFDCLLRQRGDKRLSSEIDWLEKCQILRENCVMTARLFQNRFQSFLRNIILSSCKPLGEVEDYFFRVEFQQRGSPHIHCLLWVKDSPKYGVNSNAEVEAYIDRHVTCQIPQEHEDKELFDIVNSVQQHSKSHTKSCRKKGTVCRYGFPRPPSSRTFIAQCDQGIAADDLAIVKAKDILKKIMSHIFNEKWQCAEDANLAKLLKELNITQDDIEMSCRMITKKVSVILQRECSSIWTNPHNPTLLRAWNANLDVQFVTDAYACVVYILSYISKGEREMSFLMEGCVNECLNQGHHSARDVMKKIGMLYLRNREAKGNKKALELEKELGHVQKRETTQPAIVRYPRFRKEKNSEKYYRSILELFFPHRTDEDLKPLYYKNYTEFYKFGKCSVHGRSMNVKELVTENMRKFENIREELSEAGNMLADEQLSQDEWADLITELQQRTRDEGRDSNVIHTVEDEQECDDIPDLHQTTSEITFVKNVFISKEEALPILRFLNEMQTEVFYAIRQWCVKKANGKNPDPFHLFISGGAGTGKSHLVKAIYYETSKVLANRAEDISQIRVLLTASTGVAAYNIKATTIHSTFSIPVQATIPYRPLAEEKLNTLKCRYENLELLIIDEISMVDYKLLSYIHGRLRQIKSASDEFPFGKVSIIAVGDFYQLPPVKASPLFKPNPLGDLWNGYFKLVELNEIMRQKGDKKFAEMLNRIRTKKKGEIMNACDISMLSQRETGETKSDIIHIYPTNAQVNEFNLKRLLSLDKEIVEIAADVLTPTSENRSSSCRTYIPMGQLQKTLKFSVEARVMLLRKIDATDGLVNGVIGTIVSIHRAEGTIEVDVIHVRFDDHRVGAALRIRSKCRYEDGVPITKVEDSFSGRGSYKQFPLKLSWGCTIHKMQGVTVDAALVDFKKAFRAGQMYVALSRQCVKDFVKRTCKSGYGLSHNGRFQ; from the exons ATGGCGCTTAAACGCCTTGCTCTTAAGGTGGTTACTGGTGAATTCAGCCAGTCTGATGCTAGATTTAACTTCTCCAGCCGTGGACGACAATGCATTGCAAACTGCCTGATTGCGCTTATCAAGCACGCCAATACTCGTGCAACTTTATGGCGTTCAAATGATTTGGATGAAATTCTCGTAGAAGGCGACAAACTATATCGTGGGGTCCAAGACTTTTTGGGTTATATTGACAACTATCTCATGGTCACAGAGTTGCCCTCAACTTATGAGTTGAACGACGTACTGTACGAAATAAAGTACCAGAGCCCATTAACTGGTGCCGTTGGTTCGTCAGAAGCACCGTCCGAACATATGGTTGGCATAATGTCGCTTGCAGATGCTCTTGCAGAGACGTTTAGTAGCAGCGTATGTGCTCTCTTTACGCTGAACAGCAACACATTGGGAATAATCAAGGACGAATCGACGTACTTTGTTTTTGATCCTCATTCTCGTAATAGAGATGGTATGGTGTGCTATAATGGCACGTCAATTACGCTTGAATTTGGGTGTTTAGATGACATTCATTGTCACCTTCAAATACTACACCGAAATATCTCGCCCTCGGAGGATTTTGCTTGTCAGTTTGAAATGGTCGCCGTCGAAATCACCCAGGTTGTTGCTGGAAATGACACAGATGTGGTACAAGAAGTTAAAAGTACTCAACACGAGATGCTTTTTTCTAGACTAAACTATGCCACAAGATTTGACATTTGTAAAAAACTGGGATTGAAAATCGAATTGTTAATAGATGAAAATCCAATCAACGAACGACTGAACAAACCTGCAAAAGTTGTTTCAGTCAAGGCAGACGGAAATTGCTTTTTCAATGCGTTATCTCATGAGCTGTCCGGAACTGAACACAATAACGCACAACTTAGGCAAGCAATTGCGCAAAATATCGAAGAAAATCCATGcgtcttttcaaatattttgcgcGATGAATACGCGGAAGATGGGGTTGAGAATTATATCAAACAGTCCAAGATGTTTGATGACGGCACGTGGGCAACAGAAGTGGAAATATTTTCTGCTTGTGACTTACTGGCATTAGACATATACACGTATTTTGAAAACACGTGGCTGAAGTATTCCAGAGCGTTACTGAATCGCAATTACGTTACGCATTCAAGGGGATcgatatatttaaataacaaaggTGGAAATCATTATGAAATTGTTACGGACGTCAAGAGTTGGCAGAATGGCGATGATGAGGGGGATCCGGCCATGGTTACTCAGCACGAAGTTACGAGAAATACCGAATGGTATGAGGTGGGACACATAGAAAAGCAAACAACATCAAGTATGAGTGAAGCCGATATGCGCTATGAATTATGTGAAGAATATCGAGAGAATGTGAAAAAAAGTAGCAGGCGAAGGTATAAAACCGATCAAAACTACaacgaaaaatcaaatttgagaAGCtcagcaaaatataaatataatgaaagCCACAGAGAAGCATTAAAGACAAGAAGCGTAAAGAAATACGAAACTGACGTACAACACAGAGAAAAG CCCTGTGGATTTGTTAACGCAAGAAATATTTGGATATGTCATACTTGTAGCAGCAAACTCAAGAGTGGTAAAGTTCCTGTCAAAGCGTGGGACAACAACATGCTTGTAGAGGAAGTTCCGCCCGAGTTAGCGAGACTAAACTCAATTGAGCGCCATCTAATCTCGCTACATATTCCTTTCATGAAAATAAGTCAGTTGCCCAAAACTCGCCAATACGGAATTCATGGTCCAGTGATATGTGTACCTTCCAATGTCCAAAAAACGGTTACCGTCCTACCACGGGTGAGAGTGGATGACCAAATGTTGACAATTAAACTAAAAAGAAAACTTTCATACAAGGGTTACTATGATTACCAAGTTGCAGATAAAGGTAACCTAAGGGACGCCATCATGTGGTTAAAAGAGAATAATGATTTTTACACTGATGTAACGTTTAACGAAATCTGGAATCCTGACATAAACCTACGTGAAGAGGAGGAAGATGAAGAACTGTTGGAGGCACCTTCCGAAGATGTTATTATATCAGATGCCACTCTTGACACTTGCTTGCAACCTGTAGATATTGCTCAAGAAGTTTTAGACCAAATTTCCGAAGACGTTCTGTGCATTGCTCCCGCTGAAGGGAACCGCCCAATTTCAATATTGATGGATGACAAAAATGAAGCCAAAGCTTTTCCAACACTCTTTCCCTCAGGCCGTGGGACCTTTGGCGCATTTCGGGACGAACAAATTACTTTATCGAGATATATTAATTGTCGTTTGATGAGTGCTGATGATCGATTTTCGAAAAACGTAGATTACATATTCTTCTCACAGTATAGGAGTGAACtcaatcaaattttatcaaacattTCAATTGCATTGCGCAAAGGAACTGATTCTTCAATTCGAAAAATGACTATTAAGGATATAACAGATGGAAAATATATTCGGTCACTATTAACATCAGATGGGGCATACAAATTTTTAAGACCTGTCAGAGGGACACCAGCATTCTGGCAGGCCGCGCAGAAAGACCTATTGGCAATGGTCCGCCAGCTTGGATTGCCGACTTGGTTTTGCTCTTTTTCGTCCGCGGAAATGAGATGGCCGGAAGTTTTTGACTGTTTGCTTCGTCAAAGGGGTGATAAGCGTTTGTCATCAGAAATCGATTGGTTggaaaaatgtcaaattctaCGCGAAAACTGTGTGATGACTGCCAGACTTTTTCAAAATCGGTTTCAGAGTTTCTTGAGAAATATTATACTTTCTTCATGTAAACCTCTTGGAGAAGTGGAAGATTATTTCTTTAGGGTAGAGTTCCAACAACGCGGATCCCCTCACATTCACTGCCTCTTGTGGGTGAAAGATTCCCCGAAATACGGGGTCAACAGCAACGCGGAGGTTGAAGCATATATAGATAGGCACGTAACTTGTCAGATTCCACAAGAGCATGAAGACAAAGAACTCTTTGACATAGTTAATAGTGTACAACAGCATAGTAAATCCCACACCAAATCGTGCCGGAAGAAAGGCACTGTGTGTAGATATGGTTTTCCCAGGCCACCTTCTTCCAGGACGTTTATAGCTCAGTGTGACCAAGGTATTGCTGCAGATGATTTGGCCATTGTCAAGGCCAaggatatattaaaaaaaataatgtcacACATCTTCAATGAAAAATGGCAATGTGCTGAGGATGCAAATTTAGCGAAACTGCTTAAAGAGTTGAACATAACTCAGGACGATATCGAAATGTCGTGCAGGATGATCACAAAGAAGGTTTCGGTGATATTACAAAGAGAATGTAGTAGCATATGGACTAATCCACATAACCCTACATTGCTGCGGGCCTGGAACGCTAATTTGGATGTGCAATTTGTAACGGATGCATATGCATGTGTAGTTTATATTCTATCCTATATTTCTAAGGGAGAGAGAGAAATGAGCTTTCTAATGGAAGGATGCGTTAACGAATGCTTGAACCAAGGCCATCATTCTGCAAGGGACGTTATGAAAAAGATTGGGATGTTGTATTTGAGAAACAGGGAA GCGAAAGGAAATAAAAAAGCTCTGGAACTGGAAAAAGAATTAGGTCATGTACAAAAGAGAGAAACAACTCAACCCGCAATAGTTCGATACCCCCGTTTTCGTAAagaaaaaaatagtgaaaaatattatcGAAGTATATTGGAACTTTTTTTCCCACACCGAACCGACGAAGATCTGAAGCCgctttattacaaaaattataCAGAATTTTACAAATTTGGCAAGTGCTCGGTTCATGGTCGAAGCATGAATGTAAAAGAGCTCGTGACAGAAAATATGCGGaagtttgaaaatatacgcGAAGAACTTTCGGAAGCCGGAAATATGTTAGCTGATGAACAGCTTTCACAAGATGAGTGGGCTGATCTAATAACAGAGCTCCAACAGCGTACTCGTGACGAGGGTAGAGACAGCAACGTAATACACACTGTTGAAGACGAGCAGGAATGTGATGATATACCTGATCTCCATCAGACGACAAGCGAGATCACATtcgtaaaaaatgtttttattagtAAAGAGGAAGCCTTGCCAATCCTAAGATTTCTCAACGAAATGCAAACTGAGGTTTTTTACGCGATTCGACAATGGTGTGTAAAAAAAGCAAATGGAAAAAATCCAGATCCATTTCATCTTTTTATATCTGGCGGAGCTGGAACCGGGAAATCACATTTAGTGAAAGCAATTTATTACGAGACATCCAAGGTGCTCGCCAACAGAGCAGAAGACATTTCTCAAATCCGAGTATTACTGACCGCTTCCACTGGCGTTGCAGCATACAATATCAAAGCCACAACAATACACAGTACATTTAGCATCCCAGTACAAGCGACAATTCCATACAGACCACTTGCAGAAGAAAAACTCAACACCTTGAAATGCAGGTatgaaaatttggaattattgATCATTGATGAGATATCAATGGTCGATTACAAATTATTATCATATATTCACGGAAGATTACGCCAAATAAAAAGCGCAAGCGATGAGTTTCCATTTGGCAAAGTAAGCATAATTGCAGTAGGGGATTTCTATCAACTTCCTCCGGTTAAAGCATCCCCGTTGTTCAAGCCAAATCCGTTGGGCGATCTATGGAATGGTTATTTTAAGCTAGTAGAGCTTAACGAAATTATGAGGCAAAAGGGCGATAAAAAATTTGCAGAAATGCTTAATCGTATACGCACAAAGAAAAAAGGCGAGATAATGAACGCATGTGATATTTCGATGCTCTCTCAGCGTGAAACTGGTGAAACAAAATCAGATATCATCCACATTTACCCAACAAACGCTCAAGTGAATGAATTCAACTTGAAACGTCTTCTTTCTCTTGATAAGGAAATAGTAGAAATAGCTGCTGATGTTTTAACTCCCACGTCAGAAAATCGCTCATCCAGTTGTCGGACATATATACCAATGGGTCAATTGCAAAagactttgaaattttctgttGAGGCTAGGGTAATGTTGCTACGCAAAATTGATGCAACCGATGGACTTGTTAACGGTGTAATTGGTACCATTGTGAGCATTCACCGCGCAGAAGGTACAATTGAAGTAGATGTCATCCATGTCCGATTTGACGACCATCGTGTTGGCGCCGCATTGAGAATAAGATCAAAATGCAGATATGAGGACGGCGTTCCTATCACAAAAGTCGAAGATTCATTTTCAGGCCGCGGCAGTTACAAACAGTTTCCCCTTAAACTGTCGTGGGGATGCACTATTCATAAAATGCAAGGTGTTACAGTGGACGCAGCTCTCGTTGACTTCAAAAAAGCCTTTAGAGCTGGTCAAATGTATGTCGCGCTCAGTAGG CAATGCGTTAAAGATTTTGTTAAAAGAACTTGCAAATCTGGATATGGACTGTCTCATAATGGGCGATTTCAATGA